The following are encoded in a window of Bacillus sp. SORGH_AS_0510 genomic DNA:
- a CDS encoding phosphatase PAP2 family protein, producing MSRELLELFYGFDCRVLQKVNRHFDKKLLNFFFRIITCLGGADFTIASTLLLILLSTGEARLTAISSALALSASHIPVHIIKETLPRKRPYLMIEKTKTHENPLQDHSFPSGHTTAIFSVVIPYILFLPHLSFILIPLAILVGISRIYLGLHYPSDVIAGAFLGTIIALISFCILLT from the coding sequence ATGTCTAGAGAATTGCTGGAATTATTTTACGGTTTTGATTGTCGAGTGTTGCAAAAGGTCAACCGTCATTTTGATAAAAAGCTGTTAAATTTCTTCTTCCGGATCATTACATGTTTGGGAGGAGCAGATTTTACCATTGCATCGACACTGCTTCTCATTCTTTTATCGACAGGCGAAGCCCGATTAACGGCTATCAGCAGTGCACTAGCTTTATCTGCGAGTCATATACCTGTCCATATTATAAAAGAGACCCTTCCTCGAAAAAGACCCTATCTAATGATTGAAAAAACCAAAACTCATGAAAACCCATTACAAGACCATTCTTTTCCTTCGGGGCATACAACCGCTATTTTTTCCGTTGTGATTCCCTACATCCTATTCTTACCACACCTTTCGTTTATCTTAATACCTTTAGCGATATTAGTAGGTATATCAAGAATATACCTTGGCTTACACTACCCATCAGACGTTATCGCCGGTGCCTTCCTCGGAACAATTATAGCCCTTATCAGCTTTTGTATATTACTGACATAA
- a CDS encoding DinB family protein: MMNYTRQTTLEAVKDLTIEDLDFLFDEEANSIGMLLAHMASVEKAYQIVTFENRDLTDEEESDLNPALDLGMHAREQIKGNPLEYYLDKLEQVRSETIETFKTLSDEWLFEQAPFWWNRPANNFFKWFHVFEDELSHRGQIRLIKKMILKRKELIK; encoded by the coding sequence ATGATGAACTATACCAGGCAAACAACTTTGGAAGCTGTAAAAGACTTAACAATAGAAGATTTAGATTTTCTTTTTGATGAAGAAGCTAATTCTATTGGAATGCTATTAGCACACATGGCTTCTGTTGAAAAAGCGTATCAAATTGTAACTTTTGAAAATCGCGACCTAACTGATGAAGAGGAAAGTGATTTGAATCCTGCCTTGGATTTAGGAATGCATGCCAGAGAGCAGATTAAAGGGAACCCGCTAGAGTATTATCTAGATAAATTAGAACAGGTAAGAAGTGAGACCATCGAAACGTTTAAAACGCTATCAGACGAATGGCTATTTGAGCAAGCTCCGTTTTGGTGGAATCGTCCGGCTAATAATTTCTTTAAGTGGTTTCATGTATTTGAAGATGAGTTGAGTCATAGAGGGCAGATACGCCTGATTAAAAAGATGATTCTGAAGCGTAAGGAATTAATCAAATAG
- a CDS encoding Cof-type HAD-IIB family hydrolase: MQKPIVFFDIDGTILNEDKVIPESTKTAIRLLQEKGIHTVIATGRVPKMFYWILKELNIDSYVAMNGQYVVFEGQEIYSNPIDSDILQSLSAMTASNGHALAYCSHLDYKVTEKNHPYIESSFDSLMMAYPDVDPAYFKRFSIFQGHLYCEGLFEQTYAERFPQFSFVKWHDYAYDILPKGASKAVGVQKLTETLGIKKEHTYAFGDGLNDLEMLSTVGTGVAMGNAVPEAKAAADIVTTSNCNDGILNGLIQLGLLEEELALK; the protein is encoded by the coding sequence ATGCAAAAACCAATTGTATTTTTCGATATTGATGGAACGATTTTAAATGAAGATAAAGTAATTCCAGAGTCTACAAAGACTGCCATTCGTCTACTTCAGGAAAAAGGCATTCACACGGTCATTGCCACAGGACGTGTGCCAAAAATGTTTTATTGGATTTTAAAGGAACTAAACATTGATTCCTATGTAGCGATGAACGGCCAGTATGTGGTATTCGAAGGTCAGGAAATTTACTCCAATCCTATTGATTCAGATATCCTGCAATCTTTATCGGCCATGACTGCAAGCAACGGCCATGCCTTAGCATATTGCAGCCATTTGGATTATAAGGTGACCGAAAAAAATCACCCGTATATTGAATCGAGTTTCGATTCCTTGATGATGGCCTATCCTGATGTGGACCCAGCATATTTTAAGCGGTTTTCTATTTTCCAAGGTCATCTTTATTGTGAAGGTCTTTTTGAACAAACATATGCAGAGCGTTTTCCGCAATTCAGTTTCGTTAAATGGCATGACTATGCGTATGATATTCTGCCAAAGGGCGCTTCAAAAGCCGTAGGAGTCCAGAAACTCACCGAAACATTAGGAATCAAAAAAGAGCATACCTATGCCTTTGGAGATGGATTGAACGATTTAGAAATGCTTTCTACTGTTGGAACAGGCGTTGCGATGGGAAATGCTGTTCCAGAGGCAAAAGCAGCTGCAGATATAGTGACAACCTCTAACTGTAATGACGGAATTCTCAATGGATTAATCCAGCTTGGACTTTTAGAGGAAGAGCTTGCCTTAAAATAA
- a CDS encoding DedA family protein, which yields MESLNHLIEHYGYFGIIIALIGGIVGLPIPDEVLLTFVGYNVFQEKMSYLPSLLSAFVGAFGGITLSYLLGIKLGLPFLQKFGPKFHITEERVDKTRKLFMKFGPFLLIIGYFIPGVRHVTAYLAGINNYSYKKFALFAYLGAMTWCFTFITIGRVLGENWIHVGAYFSKYSFYVFFLLLLGGILFFTFRRKKRVLG from the coding sequence GTGGAGTCTTTGAATCATCTCATTGAACATTATGGATACTTTGGTATAATTATCGCTTTAATTGGTGGTATTGTGGGGCTTCCCATACCAGATGAGGTCCTGCTTACTTTCGTTGGCTACAATGTGTTTCAGGAGAAAATGTCGTATTTGCCTTCTTTACTAAGCGCATTCGTCGGTGCATTCGGAGGTATTACGCTAAGCTATCTTTTAGGGATTAAATTGGGTCTCCCATTCTTACAAAAGTTTGGACCAAAATTTCATATAACGGAAGAAAGAGTGGACAAGACCAGAAAATTATTTATGAAGTTCGGACCCTTTCTACTGATTATCGGCTACTTTATTCCGGGTGTCCGTCATGTGACGGCCTATCTTGCTGGGATTAATAATTATTCATATAAAAAGTTTGCCTTATTTGCTTATTTAGGTGCCATGACTTGGTGCTTTACGTTTATTACTATTGGAAGAGTGTTAGGCGAAAATTGGATTCATGTCGGCGCCTATTTTTCTAAATATAGTTTCTATGTATTTTTTCTACTCCTTCTAGGTGGCATTTTATTTTTCACCTTTCGGAGGAAGAAAAGAGTATTAGGCTAA
- a CDS encoding MBL fold metallo-hydrolase yields MINQFFSKHFTLETVQDGVYAAIAKEGGGAVGNAGFVDLGGQTLVFDTFNTQQAAEDLKTLAIRVTNQPITWVVNSHWHGDHVRGNQVFKESTIVSSQATFEKMKELHPARIEKQKGDIQGLINYIQTLKLKLGEEYDKELEQQINFLSEMEVSLPTLELVLPQQTFKSEMSFKGSKRSARLFTLGGGHSYCDAILYIPEEKVAFMGDLLFVDTAPTIFEESNPQKWIEILRKVEEMDIEVAIPGHGPVGTKGNFQQVIEYIEKR; encoded by the coding sequence ATGATTAATCAATTTTTCAGCAAGCATTTTACGCTAGAAACGGTGCAAGATGGTGTTTATGCGGCTATAGCAAAAGAAGGTGGGGGTGCGGTAGGAAATGCCGGGTTTGTAGATTTAGGGGGTCAGACCCTTGTATTTGATACATTTAATACGCAACAAGCGGCAGAGGACTTAAAAACGCTGGCGATTCGAGTGACTAACCAACCAATCACATGGGTGGTGAACAGTCATTGGCATGGCGATCATGTTCGTGGGAATCAGGTTTTCAAGGAAAGTACGATTGTTTCAAGTCAAGCCACCTTTGAAAAAATGAAGGAACTGCATCCTGCCCGGATTGAAAAGCAGAAAGGTGATATTCAAGGGCTGATAAATTATATTCAAACGCTAAAGCTGAAATTAGGCGAGGAGTATGATAAAGAGCTAGAGCAACAGATAAATTTTTTAAGTGAAATGGAAGTGTCTTTGCCCACACTAGAATTAGTGTTGCCGCAACAAACTTTTAAAAGTGAAATGTCGTTTAAAGGGAGCAAAAGAAGCGCGCGATTATTCACATTGGGTGGCGGGCATTCCTACTGTGATGCGATTTTGTATATTCCAGAGGAAAAAGTTGCCTTCATGGGGGATCTATTATTTGTGGATACAGCACCTACCATATTTGAAGAATCTAATCCTCAAAAGTGGATTGAGATCTTGCGGAAGGTTGAGGAAATGGATATAGAAGTGGCCATTCCTGGTCACGGACCAGTGGGAACAAAAGGGAATTTTCAACAGGTTATCGAATATATTGAGAAACGATAG
- a CDS encoding L-cystine transporter, protein MNALLIIVNILVLFALMYGLFMMQKKHVSFSKRVFTALGLGIVFGFAIHWIYGTTHEVTTGTIDWFNIVGYGYVKLLQMVVMPLVFISIVAAFTKLKLTKNIGKISFLVIGLLLGTTAISAAIGIGSALGFGLDGIQLNEGDAEKARNAQLEERVAGVENMTLPQQIVELIPSNPFQDLTGARPTSTIAVVIFSVFIGIAYLGVKRKESEHAEFFARIIDTAYSITMRVVTLILRLTPYGILAIITRVAATSDYDAIAKLGKFVIASYVALIVMFIVHLLLLSFAKLNPKNYVKKGLPTLTFAFTSRTSAGTLPMTIKTQTKDLGVSEGIANFAGSFGLSIGQNGCAGIYPAMLAVMVAPAAGVDPTSVSFILTLILVVAISSFGVAGVGGGATFAALIVLSIMNLPIAIVGLLISVEPLIDMGRTALNVSGAMTAGVLTSKATGEFDHETYQQPDIVEA, encoded by the coding sequence ATGAACGCCCTTCTTATTATTGTGAATATCCTCGTTTTATTTGCACTCATGTATGGTTTATTCATGATGCAAAAGAAACACGTCTCTTTTTCTAAACGTGTTTTTACTGCATTAGGTTTAGGGATTGTCTTTGGTTTCGCTATTCATTGGATTTATGGCACCACACATGAAGTGACAACAGGGACCATCGATTGGTTTAACATTGTAGGATATGGATATGTTAAGTTACTGCAAATGGTGGTTATGCCGCTAGTATTTATTAGTATTGTTGCAGCTTTTACCAAATTGAAATTAACGAAAAATATCGGGAAGATTAGCTTTCTTGTCATTGGTCTTTTACTTGGTACAACAGCTATTTCTGCAGCCATCGGGATTGGTTCTGCCTTAGGATTTGGCCTTGACGGGATTCAATTAAACGAAGGAGATGCAGAGAAAGCGAGAAATGCTCAGCTTGAAGAACGTGTGGCGGGCGTGGAAAATATGACACTGCCACAGCAGATTGTTGAGCTTATTCCAAGTAATCCATTTCAGGATTTAACAGGGGCGCGCCCAACATCTACGATTGCCGTCGTTATCTTTTCTGTCTTTATCGGGATTGCTTACCTTGGGGTCAAGCGGAAAGAATCTGAGCATGCAGAGTTTTTCGCTAGGATCATAGATACCGCATATTCTATTACCATGAGGGTGGTAACTCTCATTTTGCGCCTCACTCCATATGGTATTTTAGCCATTATCACAAGGGTTGCGGCAACGAGTGATTATGATGCTATTGCCAAACTAGGAAAGTTTGTCATCGCTTCCTACGTAGCGTTGATTGTCATGTTTATTGTTCATCTATTACTACTTTCGTTTGCAAAATTAAACCCTAAGAATTATGTGAAAAAGGGGCTTCCAACCTTAACCTTTGCGTTTACTTCACGTACGAGTGCAGGAACACTGCCGATGACGATCAAAACACAAACAAAAGATTTGGGCGTTTCCGAAGGGATTGCAAACTTTGCCGGTTCATTCGGGCTATCCATCGGTCAGAACGGTTGTGCCGGTATTTACCCAGCCATGCTTGCAGTAATGGTCGCACCAGCGGCAGGAGTAGATCCAACAAGTGTATCATTTATTCTTACGCTCATTCTAGTAGTTGCGATTAGTTCATTCGGTGTTGCCGGAGTTGGCGGCGGTGCTACTTTTGCAGCCCTTATTGTCCTTTCTATTATGAACCTGCCTATTGCCATTGTCGGTTTGCTTATTTCAGTAGAGCCGTTAATTGACATGGGTCGTACAGCACTAAACGTCAGTGGAGCCATGACGGCAGGCGTCCTAACAAGCAAAGCAACAGGCGAATTCGACCACGAAACATACCAACAACCGGACATCGTTGAAGCATAA
- a CDS encoding NRDE family protein, with protein MCLILFAYKVHPQYPLIVAANRDEFYRRPTAPIHYWEDNPTILAGRDLEKMGTWMGVTTSGRFAALTNYRNPKEITVGKLSRGELVADALTYGGNLKEYMQGLASRQHQFPGYNLLAGDQNELYYYSNMGQELQRLEPGIYGVSNHLLNTQWPKVKRGKEGLSDIITGDLENLVEELMALLQQADPAPDEFLPNTGVSLEWERLLSPLFIQSEHYGTRSSTVLLMSGNEMDYVERVFSNGRVNERSFKVDL; from the coding sequence ATGTGCTTAATATTATTTGCTTACAAAGTCCATCCGCAATATCCACTGATTGTGGCTGCCAATCGCGATGAATTTTATCGACGTCCAACTGCTCCAATTCATTACTGGGAGGATAACCCAACAATCCTGGCAGGTCGCGATTTAGAGAAAATGGGTACATGGATGGGAGTTACCACTTCAGGAAGGTTTGCAGCGCTAACCAATTATCGGAATCCAAAGGAAATAACAGTAGGCAAACTATCCCGCGGGGAATTGGTGGCAGATGCTTTAACATACGGTGGCAATCTGAAGGAATATATGCAGGGGCTCGCTAGCCGTCAGCATCAGTTTCCCGGTTATAATCTTCTAGCGGGGGATCAGAACGAGCTCTACTATTACTCCAATATGGGACAAGAGCTTCAACGGTTGGAGCCTGGTATCTACGGTGTCAGCAATCATCTGTTAAATACACAATGGCCGAAGGTGAAAAGAGGGAAGGAAGGTTTGTCCGATATCATCACAGGGGATTTAGAAAACCTAGTTGAGGAGCTGATGGCACTTCTTCAACAAGCAGATCCTGCCCCAGATGAGTTTCTTCCAAACACGGGTGTATCGTTAGAGTGGGAAAGATTGCTTTCGCCATTGTTTATTCAAAGTGAACATTACGGGACACGGAGCTCTACCGTTTTGTTAATGTCGGGAAACGAGATGGATTATGTGGAGCGGGTATTTTCTAATGGGAGGGTAAATGAACGAAGCTTTAAGGTGGACCTCTGA
- a CDS encoding histidine phosphatase family protein, whose translation MNLYVIRHGESEHNIDRTVMAHTHDSRHSLTGIGFEQVQKTAEFMKSILNEKTVVYSSPYLRTIQTAQAVHSQLPEGVPFFENPLIREWELGNLYDFSNRPPEKKKEFKAAGQFYFRYENGESLADVYLRATMFMHTVIERVRRQQRYENVVIVTHAAFIQMLLTFLMNWPVEELTGFKPVENASVIKINETNGDYEYEKIFVPSVN comes from the coding sequence TTGAATTTATACGTAATCCGGCATGGGGAGTCTGAGCATAACATCGATCGAACGGTAATGGCGCATACCCATGATTCGAGGCATAGCTTAACAGGGATCGGTTTCGAACAGGTACAAAAAACAGCGGAATTTATGAAATCCATCCTGAATGAAAAGACCGTAGTGTATAGTTCTCCTTACTTACGCACGATTCAAACAGCGCAAGCGGTTCATTCCCAGCTACCCGAAGGGGTTCCCTTTTTCGAAAATCCCCTCATAAGAGAATGGGAATTAGGGAATCTTTATGATTTCAGCAACCGTCCACCCGAGAAAAAGAAGGAATTTAAAGCAGCAGGACAATTTTATTTTAGATATGAAAATGGAGAATCATTGGCCGATGTGTACTTACGTGCGACCATGTTTATGCATACCGTCATTGAACGCGTACGGAGGCAGCAAAGGTATGAAAATGTTGTCATTGTTACTCATGCCGCTTTTATCCAGATGCTGTTAACCTTCCTGATGAATTGGCCTGTCGAGGAATTGACTGGCTTTAAGCCCGTAGAAAATGCGTCGGTAATTAAAATAAACGAAACCAATGGCGACTACGAGTATGAGAAGATTTTTGTGCCTTCAGTAAATTAA
- a CDS encoding sigma-54-dependent Fis family transcriptional regulator has translation MYRGFENIPYNWHEQIINLLAERIVVVDREGIILYINEAYCNFLGTTVEDALNRPVEEVIENTRMHIVAKTGQKELASLHPINGSEMIANRYPLIVDGERVGALGTVMFRTPEEWRMYKTKIQRLVEELKYYKTKVEKELKSKYQFTDLIGNSPAFLAAKKLAERISESHSSVLLIGESGTGKELFAHAIHNNSTRESMPFVAINCASIPEHLLESELFGYEEGAFTGAKKGGKKGQFEIANNGTLFLDEIGDMPLAMQSKLLRVLQEKEIQRVGGQKSIPVDVRIIAATHRNLEKLVEEGKFRQDLYYRLYVIKIEIPPLRKRREDIPHISSNLLKKLEKKFYRKGIELSLEVKERLMQHSWPGNIRELENVLERTINVLDGKTIEVVHLPLYLRDLEPESTSKNDSPTVSIEPMEFNSAPIVPLKEVLALAERKAILKALDVTNGNKQEAAKLLKIGKTSFYEKCKIYEIK, from the coding sequence ATGTACCGAGGATTTGAGAATATCCCCTATAATTGGCATGAGCAAATTATTAATCTATTAGCAGAACGAATTGTAGTGGTTGATCGAGAGGGTATTATTCTTTATATCAATGAGGCTTATTGCAATTTTTTGGGAACGACGGTGGAGGATGCTCTTAACCGGCCAGTGGAAGAGGTCATTGAAAATACCCGCATGCATATCGTTGCAAAAACAGGTCAAAAAGAGCTTGCTTCACTGCACCCCATCAATGGTAGTGAAATGATTGCTAACCGGTACCCTTTGATTGTGGATGGGGAGAGGGTTGGCGCTTTAGGAACCGTCATGTTTCGAACGCCAGAAGAATGGCGGATGTATAAAACGAAAATACAAAGACTTGTAGAAGAGCTAAAATATTATAAAACAAAAGTTGAAAAAGAATTGAAAAGTAAGTATCAATTTACCGATTTAATTGGAAATAGCCCTGCCTTTTTAGCAGCAAAGAAACTGGCAGAGAGAATTTCCGAGAGCCACTCATCGGTTTTGTTAATAGGAGAATCCGGGACGGGTAAAGAGTTATTTGCCCACGCTATACATAATAATAGTACGCGAGAATCAATGCCATTTGTGGCCATCAACTGCGCTTCTATTCCTGAACATTTACTAGAATCAGAGCTGTTTGGGTATGAAGAGGGGGCCTTTACAGGCGCGAAAAAAGGGGGCAAGAAAGGACAGTTTGAAATAGCAAACAATGGTACCCTTTTTCTAGATGAAATTGGGGACATGCCACTTGCGATGCAAAGCAAACTTTTGCGGGTGCTGCAGGAAAAAGAAATACAACGGGTTGGCGGTCAAAAATCGATTCCTGTTGATGTGAGAATCATTGCTGCGACTCATCGCAATTTAGAAAAGCTGGTAGAGGAAGGAAAGTTCCGTCAGGATTTATACTACCGATTATATGTCATAAAAATAGAAATCCCCCCTCTAAGAAAAAGAAGAGAGGATATTCCGCACATCTCCAGCAATTTATTAAAAAAGCTGGAGAAGAAATTTTACCGCAAAGGGATAGAGCTTTCCCTAGAGGTAAAAGAAAGACTCATGCAGCATTCTTGGCCGGGTAACATTCGCGAACTCGAGAATGTTCTCGAACGAACGATCAATGTCCTTGATGGAAAAACCATTGAGGTTGTTCATTTGCCATTATATTTACGTGATTTAGAGCCGGAAAGTACCTCTAAGAATGATTCCCCAACGGTCAGCATCGAGCCAATGGAATTCAATTCGGCACCGATTGTCCCTTTAAAAGAAGTATTGGCACTGGCCGAAAGAAAAGCTATTCTAAAAGCGTTGGACGTTACTAATGGAAATAAACAAGAAGCTGCCAAGCTCCTGAAAATAGGAAAAACAAGCTTTTATGAAAAATGTAAAATCTATGAGATTAAGTAA
- a CDS encoding DUF5937 family protein gives MSYSLNLSNFSSEQIAFGYSAAHETLIALHVFYDCKHHPLHIPWVINARKKISPALKEEIERFSLFYKRPIVSFWELSEDSTFRSFDSDLMEMAKQPIETYWQKIIETLLVKNKNEIQWDQKLHNELIELEDRRYPESKEVILELIETPEKSRRRFLQMLEGFWSACLKEEWPLIEELFLKDISYRGKTLLDEGLFPLLTSLSDTIDVYPEEKRAVVRRISKGEINLGDKDMLFLAPTYFAWPHLFMSLQHPVGINYSIRNHQLEAAKPMPPEDLLKFFRALGDFTRLQIVKYLAQKPRSTRELALLIGVTEGAVSKHLKQLENAGLITSKRESYYVFYRLLEKPFHDFPLGLSKFIE, from the coding sequence ATGTCTTACTCATTGAACCTATCCAATTTTTCATCAGAGCAAATTGCCTTTGGCTACTCGGCAGCGCATGAAACACTAATCGCACTGCATGTATTCTACGATTGTAAGCACCACCCTCTGCACATCCCCTGGGTGATCAACGCTCGTAAAAAAATTTCACCGGCCTTAAAGGAAGAGATAGAAAGATTTAGCCTTTTTTACAAACGGCCTATTGTAAGCTTTTGGGAGTTGAGCGAGGATTCAACATTTCGCTCCTTTGACTCCGATTTAATGGAAATGGCTAAACAACCGATTGAGACTTATTGGCAAAAAATCATTGAGACATTATTGGTTAAAAATAAGAACGAGATACAGTGGGATCAAAAGCTTCACAATGAGTTGATCGAGCTTGAAGATAGGAGATATCCGGAATCCAAGGAAGTCATTTTGGAACTAATTGAAACACCAGAAAAGAGCAGGCGCCGTTTTCTGCAAATGCTTGAAGGCTTTTGGAGTGCTTGCCTGAAGGAGGAATGGCCATTAATTGAAGAACTTTTTCTAAAAGATATTTCCTATCGTGGAAAAACCCTATTAGATGAAGGTCTATTTCCTCTATTAACAAGTTTATCGGATACTATAGATGTCTATCCTGAGGAAAAACGTGCAGTTGTGAGAAGGATTTCTAAAGGCGAAATCAATTTGGGTGACAAGGATATGCTTTTCTTAGCTCCCACTTATTTTGCATGGCCCCATTTATTTATGAGCCTTCAACATCCTGTTGGGATCAATTATTCTATTAGAAACCATCAGCTTGAGGCTGCCAAGCCAATGCCACCAGAAGACCTGCTCAAGTTTTTCCGAGCCCTAGGTGACTTTACCCGACTGCAGATTGTTAAGTATTTAGCACAAAAACCTCGATCAACGAGAGAGCTTGCCTTGTTAATCGGAGTAACTGAGGGTGCTGTCTCTAAGCACCTAAAACAACTCGAGAATGCCGGATTAATTACTTCCAAAAGAGAAAGTTATTATGTATTTTATCGACTTCTTGAAAAACCATTTCACGATTTCCCTTTAGGTTTGTCAAAATTCATTGAATAG
- a CDS encoding DUF3934 domain-containing protein produces the protein MSKAKAKSGTGRGTGKKGWNRWQSSANKAKSAKPYVSKGTKRAADVKTTDQTSDK, from the coding sequence ATGAGTAAAGCAAAAGCCAAAAGTGGTACAGGTAGGGGAACCGGTAAGAAGGGCTGGAACCGTTGGCAATCAAGTGCTAACAAAGCCAAAAGCGCCAAGCCCTATGTCAGCAAGGGGACTAAAAGAGCAGCTGATGTAAAAACTACTGATCAAACCTCAGATAAATAG